The Brevundimonas vesicularis genome includes the window CCGGGCGGCGCTTCATGACGCAGACCTATCGCGCCCTGCCGTTCGACGCATCGCATCAGGACGTGTTCGGCCGCTATTTCCAGGCCCTGGCGGATCAGGACCGGACGGTGGTGATCCATTGCGCGGCGGGCAAGGACCGGACGGGTTTTCTCGCCGCCCTGACCCACCATCTGCTGGGCGTGTCGCGCGACGATATGGTCGAGGACTATCTGCTGACCAACACCGCCGTCGATCTGGCGGGCCGGGCGCCCGGCATCGCCAAACAACTGCACAAGATGACGGGTCGGGTGGCCTCGGACGACGCGATCGTGGCCTTTCTGGGGGTCGAGGCCGCCTATCTGGAAGCCGCCCTCGCCGAGGTCGAGGCGTGGCATGGATCGGTGGATGCCTATCTGAAGGAGGCGCTGGGCGTCGATGCGGCGCGCCGTGATCGGATCCTCGAGCGGCTGACCGCGTGAGCGAGGTTTTCAGCCACACCGTCATGCGCGACGCGCCTTGGGTCGATCCGGTCGCGGTGGGGGCCGGTCTCGGCGGCGGCGACGGCGCGCTGGCCCTGCTGTCGGACGGCGGGCCGGGCGGCCGCTGGTCCCACGTCGCTCAGGCGCCGGACGTCGTGCGGGTCGGCCCGGTGGATGACGCCGCGCCGTTCGAGGCGCTGCGGGATCCGCTGTTCGCCGCCGGCGCCGTCGGTCTGGCCGCCTATGACGCGGGCGCCCGGCCGGCCACCGGACGGCGCGGGACGGTCTGGCCCGACCTGATGCTGGCCCGCTATCCCGCCATGCTGAGTTTCGATCATCTTGAGCGCTCAGTGTGCGCCACGGGAAGAGGCGCGACGGCGGAGAAGGCGACGGCGGCGGCCGAGCGGGCCCTGACCTGGCTGGCGACGGCCGCGCGGGTCGTGACCCCCTCCGCGCCGGCTGACCGGTTCGAGGCCGAGGCGACGGCAAGCGCCTACCGCGACGCGGTCGCGGATGTGGTGGAACGCATCGGGGCGGGGGAGCTGTTCCAGGCCAATATCGCCCGGGCCTGGTCCGGGGAGCTGAGCCCCGGCCGCGATCCGTTCGAGGTCTTCCTGCGGCTGCAAAAGGAGCGGGCATCGCCATTTGGGGCCTATTGGCGGCTCGGGGATCGGGCGCTGGTGTCGAACTCCCCCGAACTGTTCCTCGCCTTCGATCCCGCCAGTCGCCGCATCGAGGCGCGTCCGATCAAGGGCACGCGCGCGCGGGCGGAAGATTTCGATCAGGACCAGGCCCTGGCGAGCGAGCTTCGGGCCAGCCTGAAGGATCGGGCGGAAAATCTGATGATCGTGGACCTGATGCGCAACGATCTCGCGCGCGTGTCACGGCCCGGATCGGTCCAGGTGGAGACGCTGTTCGAGGTCGAGCGCCATCCGACGGTGCATCATCTGGTCTC containing:
- a CDS encoding anthranilate synthase component I family protein, whose protein sequence is MSEVFSHTVMRDAPWVDPVAVGAGLGGGDGALALLSDGGPGGRWSHVAQAPDVVRVGPVDDAAPFEALRDPLFAAGAVGLAAYDAGARPATGRRGTVWPDLMLARYPAMLSFDHLERSVCATGRGATAEKATAAAERALTWLATAARVVTPSAPADRFEAEATASAYRDAVADVVERIGAGELFQANIARAWSGELSPGRDPFEVFLRLQKERASPFGAYWRLGDRALVSNSPELFLAFDPASRRIEARPIKGTRARAEDFDQDQALASELRASLKDRAENLMIVDLMRNDLARVSRPGSVQVETLFEVERHPTVHHLVSTVTGEAQPAVGPADLLEATFPPGSITGAPKHQAMKVIAAHEPPRGPWCGSLFLIADGGAVTASVLIRTAGFELNDGVWNYRTLAGAGIVADSDPAAEEAETDVKMSAMRQALVGM
- a CDS encoding tyrosine-protein phosphatase, producing MTDRLHAFEAIDNFRDYGDYATAAGRRVKPGRLLRSAHHARASEADLERLMALDIGAVVDLRRPGERRDQPSRRPEGFSGEVIEGGVDDGAEAPHITFLKTADLTPDSGRRFMTQTYRALPFDASHQDVFGRYFQALADQDRTVVIHCAAGKDRTGFLAALTHHLLGVSRDDMVEDYLLTNTAVDLAGRAPGIAKQLHKMTGRVASDDAIVAFLGVEAAYLEAALAEVEAWHGSVDAYLKEALGVDAARRDRILERLTA